In Akkermansia muciniphila, one DNA window encodes the following:
- a CDS encoding NAD(P)/FAD-dependent oxidoreductase → MEKAGSERARRAAVARKLGISPSRIRDLRLVKESIDSRQKKILFQLRLLVGVDEQLPPERLPSRDYPPVRPGSPVALIIGFGPAGMFAALRCLELGIKPVVLERGKDVSSRRFDLAPILRRGTVMEDSNYCFGEGGAGTFSDGKLFTRATKRGPVREVYEIFVAHGAPREILTDAHPHIGSNLLPNVVKAIRESILRAGGEVHFNTRVEHLLRSADGRRIRGVACADGREFAADSVLLATGHSARDVYRMMLAEGLALEQKSFAVGVRIEHPQAFVDARQYHLKPEQKRPEQLPAARYSVTTTIQDRGVHSFCMCPGGFIVPAATENDEVVVNGMSLARRDSPFANAGFVVSVHPEDTEPFCREHGALAGVAYQKALETASCRAGGGMQKAPAQKVEDFLKGRVSSSLLPTSYHPGIVSHPLHELLPEGIVWRMREGLRQFDRKWRGFAGASAQLIGCETRTSSPVRIPRDPATLEHSGLEGLYPCGEGAGYAGGIVSAALDGRRCAEAVAQQAAR, encoded by the coding sequence ATGGAAAAGGCCGGCAGCGAGCGCGCGCGCCGCGCCGCCGTGGCGCGGAAGCTGGGTATTTCCCCCTCCCGTATCAGGGATTTGCGGCTGGTGAAGGAATCCATTGATTCCCGGCAGAAAAAAATTCTCTTCCAGCTTCGCCTGCTGGTCGGGGTGGATGAACAGCTGCCGCCGGAACGTCTTCCTTCCCGGGACTATCCGCCCGTCCGTCCCGGCTCCCCTGTGGCGCTGATCATCGGGTTCGGGCCGGCCGGAATGTTCGCCGCGCTCCGCTGTTTGGAGCTGGGCATAAAGCCTGTGGTGCTGGAACGGGGAAAGGACGTTTCTTCCCGCCGGTTTGACCTGGCACCCATCCTGCGCCGCGGCACGGTGATGGAGGATTCCAATTACTGTTTTGGAGAGGGAGGGGCAGGCACGTTTTCCGACGGAAAGCTGTTTACGCGCGCGACCAAGAGAGGCCCCGTGCGGGAGGTTTACGAGATTTTTGTAGCCCACGGGGCGCCACGGGAAATTTTAACGGACGCTCATCCGCATATCGGCTCCAACCTGCTGCCCAATGTCGTCAAAGCCATCAGGGAATCCATTCTTCGCGCGGGCGGGGAAGTTCATTTCAATACCCGTGTAGAGCATCTGCTCCGTTCTGCGGACGGCCGCCGCATACGCGGCGTGGCCTGTGCGGATGGCCGGGAATTCGCGGCGGATTCCGTTTTGCTGGCTACCGGGCACAGCGCGCGGGACGTGTACCGCATGATGCTGGCGGAGGGGCTGGCTCTGGAACAGAAATCCTTTGCCGTGGGGGTACGCATTGAGCACCCCCAGGCGTTTGTGGACGCGCGTCAGTACCACCTGAAGCCGGAGCAGAAGCGTCCGGAGCAGCTTCCGGCGGCCCGTTATTCCGTGACGACCACCATTCAGGACCGCGGCGTCCACTCCTTCTGCATGTGCCCCGGCGGGTTCATCGTTCCCGCCGCCACGGAAAACGATGAGGTGGTGGTCAACGGCATGTCTCTGGCCCGGAGGGATTCCCCATTTGCCAATGCCGGTTTTGTAGTCAGCGTGCATCCGGAAGATACGGAACCGTTTTGCAGGGAACACGGAGCGCTGGCGGGCGTGGCGTACCAGAAGGCGCTGGAGACGGCTTCCTGCCGTGCCGGAGGAGGCATGCAGAAAGCCCCGGCCCAGAAGGTGGAGGATTTTCTGAAAGGGCGCGTTTCTTCTTCCCTGCTGCCTACCAGCTATCATCCCGGCATTGTATCCCATCCCCTTCATGAATTGCTCCCGGAAGGGATCGTCTGGCGCATGCGGGAGGGGCTGCGGCAGTTTGACCGTAAATGGCGGGGATTTGCCGGAGCTTCCGCCCAGCTCATTGGCTGTGAGACGCGCACGAGCTCTCCCGTGCGCATTCCAAGGGACCCTGCCACGCTGGAGCATTCCGGTCTGGAGGGCCTGTATCCGTGCGGCGAAGGGGCGGGTTACGCCGGAGGCATTGTTTCCGCCGCCCTGGATGGACGCCGTTGTGCGGAAGCCGTGGCGCAGCAGGCGGCCCGCTAG